ATACACGACTATTATGTTCTACAAACGCTTACCTCAGAAACACAGCCAGAAGTACAGGATCAACTGGTTTGATCAAAGATGGCTTTATGCAATTCGCGATTTCGCTGGTGACGACGCCAACGACTAACGTCGTGAAAAAATTAACACCCGGGTACCAGATGAATGAAATCTGTGGAAAGACAGAATTTTAAGTTACATGAAACAAATCAATGCTTTCTATAGCCTTCAAATATGAACTTAGCGCTTTGGGTAAACTGAAGTTGTTGTCCGTAATTGGGCCAATATGACATAAGAGGGAGATTCCTTCTTTTAAGATCTACACAAGGGACTCGAAACATTTCTTCTTCTGATTTGACTGTGCCTAAATGTGTTGCCTGGTCACAGTGTAACTGTACTTTTTTGTTGGACCTTTATCACCCATGCAAGGGTTTATCACGATGATTCAGAACTTTTAAAACGGCGTAAATTCGAAATGACCGGGATATTGTATAATGAAAGGCTTATCGACCTGCTTCCATGACATGCGAGGAGTCTCGGATTTGGATACAGATGTCTGCGGATGCACTTGTGTGCTTTATTCTGTGTCTCCTACCCTTTGTATAGGAAGCGGCTCCACGTTGAGCTGCTCTGCTACGACCTGACCAGCACTGATGAAAACACCCAACGCGAATCCAAACACCAAACCAATAAACGTGCCCCTGTAAGTATTAGAGGATGCAGACTATCATCGGAAAGGTCAATAAATACACTTACCTCCTTGTGATATATGTACAAGTAACTATGAGTTACATTATCTGCCTGAACGAAAAAAATACTTTGAGGTAGATACACAataggacagatattcggacctaTAAAAACTTTTGCAATACTGTTTTCGTCGACTGCCACCTGTGAAGAGCTCATTTTGTAGCTCAAGGAGTAACtcaagttttcactggcttgttttctgcaaatttaattttcctcattaaatttaattttctatgATAAAGACTAGTTGAACCAAATGACCGCCCTGACTCACTACTACACATGTGAGCATgctcagttcatatctggttgagtGTTAAGGTGGTttgaaaggctagagcgtcagttataaatttcaacaaaactattaaaatataaaagtagtcaacattctctgtggaataaaaaaacaagacatttgggcacaaaggcattgcagagttatagcctgttaaaacttctgaaaaactgatcaaataagaagaagttggggagtccttagtgtattaactatggcaGAGGTCCCTTAGCTTTTattaaaatgcttgaaaagggaaagtcattatttgctgtttttcaggaaagtttgacaaggcggtgctggcattcagagtgagtgactgctattgtaaatgcatttttagattctttcagtgtcaaagaggtgccaaaagtgagattaaccaaaaacactgctctatgacttcaaaagaggggtgcaaatatggcttgtttcaacatttttgacagaataacagtttcctacataattgtacaccaatttaatccaactttgaaatgagatatggacatggaatttttacagcctattaacaaggttacagataagatttgtatggcactattttcctgtatttgaagtactttttgaaaaatctcattttgaaatttgaaagaatttttaatagtttttgatatataaacccatgtaaaatcataaaaacaaattttatttacaaatcctgccgttcaaatcttacaataaataatgtcaacatatttataactaatttggtaatattaatactatccaattattattaaattcaaatatgtaaaaaaatatgaaaaattaattttaatatttactggtgtcatatttcaaaatcatggctgcaaatatacaatttttatattttttggagaaaatattaactaagggagttatcctgaaaatttgaactaaatatcttgattctaacacttgaaacttgacattaactctgagaaaagaattggtgcaaaaatagccttttcagccaccttaaggtagtacgcacctccaaattgaaagacttaaacttttgctcaaaatctaCGCGGAATGTCTCACAGCACCGTCAAATGcacgttttatcaaaattggtgAACCAATTTTAGAATTGTATCACtaatcaaaatattcaaattagcattTAATTGGCATGATGCTCCCATTTGATATCTAAAGCTATCTACgaaatttggttgaaatctgtccagccgttcttgagatatcgtgtatacagacagacagacacacatcgCTGAACCATAAGCCCACGTGTGTGACACAAAGTTTCAAACGATTTGTCTTTGGTTATAGCTCTTTACAAATTATAAATCGATAGTACTAAGCTACAAAGACTTGAAATGCAGTAATCTTCTCTTTGAGTTACATCTTTCTTTTTACTACTTGCTTTTACAGGGTTTCCGAATAGTTGTTCTTAatgctttaaaatatatatatgaagaAACTCACGAAGGTTTTACAGGCTTTGCCTTCGGTAAATAGCTCTGTTTGTGTGTATTTTTATCGGAACCTTCATAAAGCTATCTTGAACAAAGAAACACTGGAGCCTCAGAGACAA
This is a stretch of genomic DNA from Ptychodera flava strain L36383 chromosome 21, AS_Pfla_20210202, whole genome shotgun sequence. It encodes these proteins:
- the LOC139122163 gene encoding uncharacterized protein — encoded protein: MLTCVVSASSNTYRGTFIGLVFGFALGVFISAGQVVAEQLNVEPLPIQRISFIWYPGVNFFTTLVVGVVTSEIANCIKPSLIKPVDPVLLAVFLRPKHPKSEAGNGIKEDKIPLKEEGSDMDGNSDKLD